Proteins encoded within one genomic window of Pedobacter africanus:
- a CDS encoding C1 family peptidase, whose product MKPLWLTATLLLGSTIGFAQDNLVNSLKNNQSANSAGSFTFTPVISTEATSVKNQKSSGTCWSYSTNSFLESEMIRMGKKPVDLADLFTARNAYVEKGINYVRMHGALTLGDGGACHDVINMFAKYGALPQEAYSGNDYGSPGSSDRMNKLTEAILKKAVSGKFDPSWKAKYIATIDSCMGAIPEKFTYEGKEYTPKTFAKEVVGINPADYVELSSFNTSPYYEKAVLMVPDNWSYDQVYNVQMDDIITIIDNAVKKGFTVAWATDVSEKGFSWKNGVAYVPEKDFDSMSADEKKAMFNGPKGEKEITVAMRQAAFDDYETTDDHGMQITGIAKDQNGKEYYIVKNSWGASNDYKGYLYVTKNFVKYKTTAFLLHKNGIPSDLRKKMSIK is encoded by the coding sequence ATGAAACCATTGTGGTTAACCGCCACGCTTTTGTTGGGTTCTACAATTGGCTTTGCACAGGATAACCTGGTTAATTCATTAAAAAATAACCAGAGTGCAAACAGTGCAGGAAGCTTTACTTTTACACCAGTGATCAGCACTGAAGCTACTTCTGTTAAAAACCAGAAATCATCAGGTACCTGCTGGAGCTATAGCACGAATTCTTTTCTGGAGTCGGAAATGATCCGTATGGGTAAAAAACCTGTAGACCTGGCCGATCTGTTTACTGCACGTAATGCCTACGTGGAAAAAGGGATCAACTATGTACGTATGCATGGTGCTTTAACTTTGGGTGATGGAGGTGCGTGCCATGATGTAATTAACATGTTTGCGAAATATGGTGCATTACCTCAGGAAGCTTATAGCGGGAATGATTATGGGAGTCCGGGATCATCTGACAGGATGAACAAACTGACAGAAGCCATCCTTAAAAAAGCGGTGAGTGGTAAGTTCGATCCGAGCTGGAAAGCAAAGTATATCGCTACCATCGATTCCTGTATGGGTGCTATACCTGAAAAATTTACCTATGAGGGTAAAGAATATACACCTAAGACTTTCGCTAAGGAAGTGGTAGGTATCAATCCTGCTGACTATGTGGAGCTTTCTTCCTTCAATACCAGCCCTTACTATGAGAAGGCTGTTTTAATGGTGCCTGATAACTGGTCATACGATCAGGTGTACAATGTACAAATGGACGATATCATCACCATCATAGACAATGCCGTTAAAAAAGGGTTTACTGTTGCCTGGGCTACTGATGTGAGCGAAAAAGGTTTCAGTTGGAAAAATGGTGTGGCTTATGTTCCTGAAAAAGATTTTGACAGCATGTCTGCCGACGAGAAGAAAGCCATGTTCAATGGTCCTAAGGGGGAAAAAGAAATTACTGTGGCCATGCGTCAGGCCGCTTTTGACGATTACGAAACTACAGATGATCATGGCATGCAGATCACGGGGATTGCAAAAGACCAGAACGGTAAAGAGTATTATATCGTTAAAAACTCATGGGGTGCCAGCAACGATTACAAAGGTTATTTATATGTAACCAAAAATTTTGTGAAGTATAAAACTACTGCATTCTTATTGCATAAAAACGGAATCCCGTCTGACCTACGTAAGAAAATGAGCATTAAATAA
- a CDS encoding DUF5686 and carboxypeptidase regulatory-like domain-containing protein, protein MKKPFLTLILLVITFTTALAQQFKLSGTIKDTDGQPVSFASVYIKNTTKGTSANIDGFYRLAIEAGTFTIVYKAIGYKAVERNISIAEDAAEHIVLSPETYTLSGVTINANAEDPAYAIIRQTIKQRKAHLTEVNAYTTNVYIKGVQKLVGAPKKIFGRDIQKMLDLDTNRKGIIYLSESTSTFAFQRPDKIHEEMISSKTSGRNNAFSFNKASDLIINFYENILLEDKLSTRGFVSPISDNAFLYYRYKLLGVSTENGITVNKIQIIPRREHDPVFRGVIYIADDSWHLVNAEVYLSKNTGINLLDTLHIKQQFLKVENTYMPSNINFQFNGNVLGFKFEGYYVGVYSNYNIQPNFPKNYFNGEILKISKAVNKKDSLFWLNNRPIPLTKEESRDYIRKDSIAALKTSKRYLDSMERENNKFGIVKLAATGYTINNRYAGKHYSFDPLYRSILYNTVEGLALKYGVTYKKDLENSRYYSIRPEARYGFSNKTLTGSLTANYYYNPVKRANISISGGSGIYDLNNFGSMSLLGNSINSLFFETNFSKFYKKEFINAGTSRELSNGLLANLSVDYSRNTQLVNTTHFKIKDLKGEQFSSNNPFTPETETPLFPTYKALTVMASLNYTIGQSYITRPDGKFYQASKYPTIDLSYRKGINEVFNSDVDYDLIALEISQNRMSSGLWGYSSFIIGAGKFLNHNQVFYPDARHFRGNNSLFSVPNLRKFLFLDFYLFSTDREYLEGHFEHNFSGLLTNKVPLLRKLKLEEVVGISYLSQPVKRNYTEFYFGLQRLIFRVAYGFAYDGKTRVQHGFRMSYGF, encoded by the coding sequence ATGAAGAAACCATTTTTAACGCTAATACTGCTTGTAATTACCTTTACTACAGCACTGGCACAGCAATTTAAACTCAGTGGAACGATAAAAGACACAGATGGGCAACCTGTATCCTTTGCCTCTGTCTATATTAAGAACACCACAAAAGGCACTTCTGCAAACATCGACGGATTTTATCGGCTCGCTATTGAGGCAGGGACTTTCACCATTGTTTACAAAGCCATTGGTTACAAGGCCGTAGAAAGGAATATCAGCATTGCTGAAGATGCCGCTGAGCATATCGTCCTCAGTCCGGAAACCTATACCCTTTCAGGCGTTACCATCAACGCAAATGCAGAAGACCCTGCTTATGCCATTATCCGGCAAACCATAAAACAAAGAAAGGCACACTTAACTGAGGTCAACGCCTATACCACTAATGTCTATATCAAAGGCGTACAGAAGCTTGTTGGGGCACCAAAAAAAATATTTGGCCGCGACATTCAGAAAATGCTCGATCTGGACACCAACCGCAAAGGGATCATCTACCTGTCGGAATCCACCTCCACATTTGCATTTCAGCGGCCCGACAAAATCCACGAAGAGATGATTTCTTCTAAAACCTCTGGCCGCAACAACGCATTCAGTTTTAATAAGGCGTCCGATCTGATCATTAATTTTTATGAAAACATTCTCCTTGAAGACAAACTGAGCACACGTGGGTTTGTATCGCCGATTTCAGACAATGCCTTCTTGTACTACCGGTATAAATTACTGGGTGTAAGTACAGAAAATGGAATTACTGTAAATAAAATCCAGATCATCCCCCGCAGGGAACACGATCCGGTATTCCGGGGGGTGATCTATATTGCCGACGACAGCTGGCACCTGGTCAATGCCGAGGTATACCTCAGCAAAAATACGGGCATTAACCTGCTAGACACGCTCCATATCAAGCAGCAATTCCTCAAGGTAGAAAACACATACATGCCCTCCAATATCAATTTCCAGTTTAACGGAAATGTGCTGGGCTTTAAGTTTGAGGGCTATTATGTTGGGGTATACAGCAACTACAACATCCAACCCAATTTCCCCAAAAATTACTTTAACGGTGAAATCTTAAAGATCAGCAAAGCGGTCAACAAAAAAGATTCGTTGTTCTGGCTCAACAACAGGCCTATCCCGTTAACTAAAGAAGAAAGTCGTGATTACATCAGAAAGGACAGCATCGCTGCTTTAAAAACTTCTAAACGTTACCTGGATTCAATGGAACGGGAGAACAACAAATTCGGCATTGTAAAACTTGCCGCAACCGGCTATACCATCAATAACCGTTATGCCGGCAAGCATTACAGCTTCGACCCGCTGTACCGCTCTATTCTTTACAATACCGTTGAAGGTCTTGCCCTCAAATATGGGGTGACCTATAAAAAAGACCTGGAAAACAGCCGCTATTACAGCATCCGCCCGGAAGCGAGATACGGCTTTTCCAATAAAACACTAACCGGAAGCTTAACGGCCAACTATTATTACAATCCGGTAAAACGTGCCAACATCAGTATCAGTGGGGGCTCGGGCATCTACGACCTTAACAATTTCGGTTCCATGAGCCTGCTGGGCAACTCCATCAACTCCCTGTTTTTTGAGACCAATTTTTCCAAGTTCTACAAAAAGGAATTTATCAATGCGGGTACAAGCCGGGAACTGAGCAATGGACTGCTGGCCAACCTGTCTGTAGATTATTCGCGCAATACCCAGCTGGTGAACACCACCCATTTTAAGATCAAAGACCTGAAAGGCGAGCAGTTCAGTTCCAATAACCCTTTTACACCGGAAACGGAAACACCGCTGTTTCCTACCTATAAAGCCTTAACGGTTATGGCTTCCTTAAATTACACCATAGGCCAAAGCTACATTACAAGGCCCGACGGCAAATTTTATCAAGCCTCTAAATACCCAACTATTGATCTTTCTTACCGGAAAGGCATTAATGAAGTGTTCAATAGCGATGTGGATTACGACCTGATAGCACTGGAAATCTCGCAAAACAGAATGAGTTCCGGCTTGTGGGGCTATTCGTCTTTTATAATCGGAGCCGGAAAATTCCTGAACCACAATCAGGTCTTCTATCCTGATGCAAGACATTTCCGGGGCAATAACTCTTTGTTTTCAGTTCCCAACCTGCGTAAATTCCTGTTCCTGGATTTCTACCTGTTCAGTACCGACCGCGAATACCTGGAAGGGCATTTTGAACACAATTTTTCCGGACTGCTCACCAATAAAGTGCCTTTACTGCGCAAGTTAAAACTAGAAGAAGTTGTGGGTATAAGCTACCTGAGCCAGCCGGTAAAAAGAAATTATACGGAGTTCTATTTTGGCCTGCAGCGCCTCATATTCAGGGTGGCCTACGGCTTCGCTTACGACGGAAAAACCAGGGTTCAGCATGGTTTCCGGATGTCTTACGGGTTCTAA
- the kbl gene encoding glycine C-acetyltransferase codes for MYKTLQPVLQQELDQIEKDGLYKRERIIVTPQGADIKVNTGQEVINFCANNYLGLSSDPRVTEAAKKAIDKYGYGMSSVRFICGTQDIHKELEEKISKFLGTEDTILYAAAFDANGGVFEPLFNDQDAIISDELNHASIIDGVRLCKAKRFRYKNADMEDLEQQLIAAKDSRHRIIVTDGAFSMDGVVAPLDKICDLADKYEALVMIDESHCTGFIGKTGRGTHEHFNVMDRIDIITGTLGKALGGASGGFTSGKKEIIDMLRQRSRPYLFSNTLAPAIAGASVAVLDMLSETTNLRDKLENNTRYFREKMTEAGFDIKPGVHPIVPVMLYDAKLAQEFAAKMLEEGIYVIGFYYPVVGQGKARIRVQLSAAHDQHHLDKAIAAFTKVGKALGVI; via the coding sequence ATGTATAAAACATTACAACCAGTTCTTCAACAAGAACTAGACCAGATAGAGAAAGATGGCCTTTACAAGCGTGAGCGCATTATTGTAACCCCACAGGGCGCGGATATAAAAGTAAATACAGGACAGGAAGTGATTAATTTCTGTGCAAACAATTACCTGGGCCTTTCGTCTGATCCCCGTGTAACTGAAGCAGCCAAAAAGGCTATTGACAAATATGGCTATGGCATGTCCTCTGTACGCTTTATTTGCGGTACCCAGGATATTCATAAAGAGCTGGAAGAAAAGATCTCCAAGTTTTTAGGCACGGAAGATACCATCTTATATGCGGCTGCTTTTGATGCCAATGGGGGTGTTTTTGAGCCTTTGTTTAATGATCAGGACGCCATCATTTCTGATGAATTGAATCATGCATCCATTATTGATGGTGTCCGTTTGTGTAAAGCGAAACGGTTCAGGTATAAAAATGCAGATATGGAAGATCTGGAGCAGCAGCTGATTGCTGCAAAGGATTCCAGACACCGCATTATTGTAACCGACGGGGCTTTTTCTATGGATGGTGTTGTAGCACCGCTGGATAAGATCTGTGATCTGGCGGACAAATATGAGGCCCTGGTGATGATCGATGAGTCACACTGTACGGGATTTATTGGCAAAACCGGACGGGGAACGCATGAGCATTTTAATGTAATGGACAGGATTGACATCATTACGGGTACCTTGGGTAAGGCTTTAGGTGGTGCTTCCGGAGGTTTTACATCAGGTAAGAAAGAAATTATTGACATGCTGCGCCAGCGTTCGCGCCCATACCTGTTCTCCAATACATTGGCCCCGGCTATTGCAGGTGCTTCTGTAGCTGTACTGGACATGCTGAGTGAAACCACCAATTTAAGGGATAAGCTGGAAAACAACACCCGTTACTTTCGCGAAAAAATGACTGAGGCGGGGTTTGACATCAAACCGGGTGTACATCCGATAGTGCCTGTTATGCTTTATGATGCCAAGCTGGCGCAGGAGTTTGCTGCCAAAATGCTGGAAGAAGGGATCTATGTGATCGGATTTTACTACCCTGTTGTAGGGCAGGGCAAAGCGAGGATCCGTGTGCAGTTGTCGGCCGCCCATGACCAGCATCATTTAGATAAGGCAATTGCAGCGTTTACCAAGGTAGGGAAGGCATTGGGAGTAATATAA
- the pheS gene encoding phenylalanine--tRNA ligase subunit alpha: MLQDKITQYSAEINAFSTSNADELEQFRIKFLGTKGIIKDIFDEFKAVSPEEKRTLGKVLNEFKQLAEGKYQELKEQTAVADTAKGPDMDLTLPGEGFEVGSRHPLALVRREIIEIFNKLGFVVAEGPEIEDDWHNFSALNFPEEHPARDMQDTFFIKKATEKDESGDIALRTHTSSVQVRMMEAGKPPFRAIMPGRVYRNEAISARAHCFFHQVEGLYVDENVSFADLKQTLFYFVQELYGEGTKVRFRPSYFPFTEPSAEMDISCTICKGAGCQMCKYSGWVEILGCGMVDPNVLENCGIDSKQYSGFAFGMGIERIANLKFEIKDLRLFSENDVRFLKQYKTSLI, from the coding sequence ATGTTACAAGATAAGATAACACAATATTCCGCAGAAATCAATGCGTTTTCGACAAGCAATGCCGATGAGTTAGAGCAGTTCCGTATTAAATTCCTTGGAACGAAAGGGATCATTAAGGATATATTTGATGAATTTAAAGCCGTTTCGCCAGAGGAGAAAAGAACGCTGGGCAAAGTTTTAAATGAATTTAAGCAGCTCGCAGAAGGTAAATATCAGGAATTGAAAGAGCAGACTGCGGTTGCCGATACTGCAAAGGGACCTGATATGGACCTTACATTGCCGGGTGAGGGTTTTGAAGTGGGTTCGCGTCACCCTTTGGCGCTGGTAAGAAGGGAGATCATAGAGATCTTCAATAAGCTGGGCTTTGTGGTTGCCGAAGGACCTGAAATTGAAGATGACTGGCATAACTTCTCTGCATTGAACTTTCCGGAGGAACATCCGGCGCGGGATATGCAGGACACCTTTTTCATTAAAAAAGCAACTGAGAAAGACGAAAGCGGTGATATTGCTTTACGTACGCATACCTCTTCTGTTCAGGTGCGGATGATGGAGGCTGGCAAACCGCCGTTCAGGGCCATTATGCCGGGGCGTGTATATCGTAATGAAGCGATATCTGCAAGGGCGCATTGCTTTTTTCATCAGGTAGAAGGCTTGTATGTGGATGAAAACGTGTCTTTTGCTGATCTGAAACAAACTTTATTCTATTTTGTTCAGGAGCTTTATGGCGAAGGCACAAAAGTAAGGTTCCGTCCGTCTTATTTCCCTTTTACCGAGCCATCGGCAGAAATGGATATTTCCTGCACCATTTGTAAGGGGGCAGGCTGCCAGATGTGTAAGTACAGTGGATGGGTAGAGATATTGGGCTGCGGTATGGTAGATCCTAATGTTTTGGAAAACTGTGGTATCGACAGTAAACAATACAGCGGTTTTGCTTTTGGAATGGGTATAGAGCGTATTGCCAATTTAAAATTTGAAATAAAGGACCTGCGTTTGTTCTCTGAGAACGATGTGAGGTTCCTGAAACAATATAAAACTTCATTGATCTGA
- a CDS encoding Rieske (2Fe-2S) protein has translation MKGIVPGILLVLLLAGCGKENLVIPNVPVNFSVQLTDPRMIRLSSPGGAVAFDNYGVAGIVIYRTTSGNYVAYDRCSTVNPEKRCAVELDDPSFTVTDKCSGAKYLLEDGSPAKAPAELSLKKYNTSVSGGNTLRVTN, from the coding sequence ATGAAAGGGATCGTGCCGGGCATATTGTTGGTTTTGCTGTTGGCGGGCTGCGGTAAGGAAAACCTGGTAATTCCCAATGTGCCTGTCAATTTTAGTGTCCAGCTTACCGACCCCAGGATGATCAGGCTGAGCAGTCCGGGTGGTGCGGTAGCATTTGACAACTACGGTGTGGCCGGAATCGTGATTTATCGTACCACAAGCGGTAATTATGTAGCTTACGATCGCTGCAGTACGGTGAACCCTGAAAAAAGATGTGCGGTAGAACTGGACGATCCGAGTTTTACCGTAACAGACAAATGTTCAGGCGCAAAGTACCTGCTGGAAGATGGCAGTCCGGCTAAAGCGCCGGCAGAATTATCGCTCAAAAAGTACAATACCTCTGTATCGGGAGGAAACACATTACGCGTAACCAATTGA
- a CDS encoding TetR/AcrR family transcriptional regulator — protein MEPEKIKESIVKAAKELFRKYGYHKTSVNEIARKARIAKATIYKYFESKEQILDAILMDYLDLNLHEILKNKAQFSNEEEHLKALVMKTCRLTYTVCNEFIGWDFVRENANSQEFLKHLSDQLESLLLSAYLELDHFKNHPSRREGLAFLLKASKNIVFSFAFTSVSDSDVRKNFVSFQKELLPFLVKAAL, from the coding sequence ATGGAACCAGAAAAAATAAAAGAAAGTATAGTAAAGGCGGCCAAAGAGTTGTTCAGGAAGTACGGTTATCATAAAACTAGTGTGAATGAGATAGCCAGGAAAGCGCGTATTGCCAAGGCTACCATATACAAGTATTTTGAGAGCAAGGAGCAGATACTGGATGCCATTTTAATGGATTATCTGGATTTGAACCTTCATGAGATACTCAAGAACAAAGCCCAGTTCTCTAATGAGGAAGAACACCTTAAAGCCCTGGTAATGAAAACCTGCAGGCTTACCTATACAGTTTGCAATGAGTTTATTGGCTGGGACTTTGTAAGGGAAAACGCCAACTCCCAGGAGTTTTTAAAACACCTGTCCGATCAGCTGGAATCCTTATTGCTTTCTGCCTACCTGGAACTGGATCATTTTAAAAACCATCCTTCCCGCAGGGAAGGGCTGGCCTTTTTGTTGAAGGCCAGTAAAAACATCGTATTCTCTTTTGCCTTTACTTCGGTAAGCGACTCGGATGTCCGCAAAAACTTCGTCAGCTTCCAAAAGGAACTGCTGCCCTTTCTGGTAAAAGCGGCATTGTAA